GGAAACCAATACGAGTACTTACGTCAAATGCTTCTTCCATAGTATGAGCGATTTCAGCATTAGGACATTCTAAACCAATAGATTTCATGGCTTTATCAAAACGCTCACGATCTTCCGCTTTATCGATTGCGTCAGCTGTGGCACCAATCATTTCTACGCCAAACTCTTTTAATACGCCATGTTTTTCTAAATCTAAGGCGCAATTGAGAGCGGTTTGTCCGCCCATAGTAGGAAGTACAGCATCAGGTCGTTCTTTTTCAATGATTTTTTTAACCACTTCCCAATGAATTGGCTCGATGTAAGTTGCATCTGCCATTTCTGGATCGGTCATTATGGTAGCAGGATTCGAGTTAACTAAAATAACTCGGTAGCCTTCTTCCCGAAGTGCTTTACAGGCTTGAGCGCCTGAATAATCGAATTCACAGGCTTGACCAATAACAATTGGGCCTGCGCCTAGGATCAAGATGCTTTTTATGTCGGTACGTTTTGGCATAGTATTGTTTACTCTAAACTCTTTTAATATCTATTACTGTCATCTAACAAGGTAACTATTAGTTAGCCGCTTTCATCAAATCAATAAAGTGATCGAACAATGGCGCAGCATCATGTGGCCCTGGGCTAGCTTCTGGGTGACCTTGAAAACTAAATGCAGGCTTGTCTGTACGATGAATTCCCTGTAACGATTTATCGAACAAAGAAATATGAGTCACTTCTAAATTAGCAGGCAGAGAACTTTCATCAACCGCAAAACCATGGTTTTGACTAGTAATCATTACACGATTACCTTTGATATCTTTCACTGGATGATTAGCACCATGATGACCAAACTTCATTTTTATAGTGTTGGCACCACTGGCCAGAGCCAATAGTTGATGGCCAAGACAAATGCCAAAAATAGGAATATCAGTTTCTAAAATTTGTTTAATCGCTGCGATAGCGTAATCACATGGTTCAGGATCTCCAGGACCATTGGATAAAAACACACCATCAGGCTTTAATGCCAGTACTTCAGCAGCAGAGGTTTTAGCAGGCACAACAGTTAATCGACAACCACGGTCCACTAACATACGTAGAATATTGTGTTTCGCACCAAAATCATAAGCAACGACATGAAAAGGCATATTTTCTGGTGAATTATCTGCTGAAGAGCGGTATCCAGTACCTAATTCCCAGCTTCCACCAGTCCAATCGTAGGCTGCATCACAAGTGACGTCTTTCGCTAGGTCCATACCTTTAAGACCGGCAAACTCTTTGGCAGCCTTTAATGCTTCAGCTTCATTTTGGACAATCTCGTCGGCTGTATTACAAGTAATAATACAACCATTCTGCGCGCCTTTATCTCGTAAAATACGGGTTAAACGACGAGTATCAATATTAGCAATGGCTAGGATGTTATTTTCTTGCAAGTACTCAGAAAGATTTTTCTCACTACGGAAATTACTCACAATCAAAGGTAAATCTCGAATAACTAATCCTTTAGCCCATATTTTGTTTGATTCACAATCTTCTTGGTTAACACCGGTGTTGCCAATGTGAGGATAAGTTAGCGTAACGATTTGCTGTGCATAAGATGGGTCAGTCAAGATTTCTTGATAGCCTGTCATTGAAGTATTAAACACTACTTCACCAACAGATTTACCAGAAGCACCAATCGCAGTACCTCTAAAGATAGAGCCATCTTCAAGTACTAAAAGGGCAGTATTAGCCAAATCAACCTCCAGGTTAGTTAAATTAAAAAGTTTAACCTAAAGAGCCATGCTTAATTATAAAAACACCACTCTAAAGAAATTTTATGCAACACATTGATTCACATAAAAATTTTAGTCAATTTGCTTATGAAAAATAGTGAAATAAGGACTACCCCACTGAAATTTGGCAAATTCGCAATATTATACATATAAGGGTGGAACACGTCCAACCCCAATTACAAAAAATGCATAAATAAGCGCTTAACACGTATTTTTAGTCATAAGCGCCAAAAACAGCTATTTAAAACCTAACACATCCTCCATGTCGTATAAGCCTGCAGGTTTACCTATTAACCAGTTAGCAGCCTTAACCGCACCTTTTGCAAAGGTTAATCGACTCGATGCCTTATGGGTAATTTCTAACCGTTCGCCAATATCAGCGAATAATGCAGTATGTTCCCCGACTACATCTCCTGCCCTAACTGTGGCAAAACCAATAGTATTATGGTCTCTTTCACCGGTATCGCCTTCGCGACCATAAACAGCACAAGTAGATAAATCACGTCCAATCTCGGTAGCTATCGCTTCGCCTATGGCTACCGCGGTTCCTGAAGGCGCATCCTTTTTAAATCTATGGTGAGCTTCTAAAATTTCTATATCGGCGGTATCGGCCATAACAGCAGCTGCTTGGCGAACTAAGTTAAGCATTAGGTTCACCCCCACACTATAGTTAGCCGCAAAGACGACAGGTATGAGTTTGGCTGCCTCATTTAACCATTCTTTTTGTTCTGCTGTTAAACCGGTGGTGCCAATCACAATAGGTTTATTGTGCCTGATACATAAGGCCAAGTTGTCTTTTAGCGCGGCAGGTAAGGTAAAATCAATCAACACATCAATATTAGTAAGATGTTCTGAAAAATCACTACACACTGTCAGGCCTATTTTACCAATACCAGCCAGTTCCCCCACATCGGCACCTAATAACGAAGAACTTACTCTTACCGAGGCTGCCGTTAATTTGTTTTCAGGGCTTTGTTCAATCGCTTCAATTAATACTCGACCCATGCGCCCGTTGGCACCAAAAATTGCAATATTACTCATAATTATTTTTTACTTTAAAAAGAAGACTTCAATTAAGCTAATTGTGCCTTAATTATTGATTTGATGCAGCACAGCTATAGTTATATATAACCTTATGTGGGAATAAGTAACCTGAATACTGGATAAGCCGAACCTCTCGATAACGCTATTTTTGTGCCTAGCTGCGTTGGGCTGCCTAGCCGCGTTGGATGAGAGTCTAGCAATAACACGTTATTACGTACGACAATCCGCCTTGCTATACACAAAAGTTTCGTTACCGAGTAAGCATTCAGGTGAGGTGATTTGGGTAAACGTTATTAAGCTATTGAATTGTAATGATAAATTAAAATTAGACGATACTGCTTATCCAGAACTCAGGTTAAGTAAGTTTGAAAACACTAGGCTGTCTTTAAAGGCCAAATAAGTTGCACATAAAACAGGCACATCTTGATGGTTATTTCTTTACATATTTCAGCGGAATTATGTGTAGCTTGTTAAATTTGCGTTAAACTGCTGGCACAAAACAAGACGACTAAATAACAATGATAAAAGAAGATTTTAGCAACCAAACAATCAATTGTGATCTTATCCCGCAAATAGAGGTATTAGAGCAAACATGTCTTTCTGACAAATACGTACGTATCAACTTAGCTATTCACGCTGTCGTAATATGCACAATTTTAATTATTGGCTGTTGTTTGTATATACAACCATATATTGATTTACCTGAAGGTTTGCTCACAGCATTACCCTATATTACATTAGGGGTATTGGTTTTAGGCGTTTTATTAGGTTATTACAACTACCAAGCTGATTTACACAAACGTTATGCATTAAGAGAATTAGATTTACATTATTCAAGTGGTTTGTTTTTTAGAAAAACAGTGAGTCAGCCTATAACTCGAATTCAACACATTGAACTAAAACGTGGCCCCATAGAACGCAAAACAGATTTAGCCAGTTTACAGGTATTTAGCGCAGGAGGTGCAATGCACACCTTTGAAATACCAGGTTTACCTTTGACAACAGCCCAACAACTACGTCAATTTATTTTAGAGCACAAAGACGTCGCTAAAAATGGATAATAAAACGCCAGCTAATGAGTTAATCAATAACTCAACAAATAAAGATACAGTTGCCGAAGAACAAATTTCATTACATAAATGGCAACGTTTATCACCTATCGCAATTCTATATTTCGCCGCCAGCAGTGTTAAACAAATATTTAGTAATGCACTTTATCTGATCCCTGTGTTAGCCATTAATTATAAAAGTATTTTGCAAAACCCTTTAATTTGGTTACCTGCTGTGGCTGTCGTTTTAGGGATATTGTTGTTATTCGCGATATTAAATTACAAGGTATATAGATTTAGATTATCGGCTAGTAATATTGAAATACGCTCTGGGGTGATAAATAAGAAACATCTCAACCTGCCCTTCGAACGTGTACAAAATGTCAAGCTTGAACAACCCGTCTATTTTCGTTTAACGGGCCATGTGTGTTTACAATTAGATACCGCTGGCTCAGCAAAAAATGAAGCCAAACTTATTGCTCTTGATATCGCGTTTGCTGAGCAACTAAAAACTCATATTCTAGATTACGCACAAAATGTAGATCCAACAGTAAATTTATCCGATAAGGTGGAGGGGAAAGCCAACTCTCAATCAACAGCCGAAATATGTATAAATAGTAGAAGTTTGTCAGATCTAATTATTCATGGCATCACCAGCAATCGAATTTGGATCTTTTTAGGCGCCTTAGCTCCTTTTTACGATAAGATCATACGCTCTGTAAGTGAGAGCTTAGAGAATATAGGCATTGATTTAAGCACACTTTTTAACTTGCAAACCCACTCTATAATAGAAGTGACGCTTTATGCGTTGAGTATTACTATATTAATTATGTTACTTCTGGTCAGCCTTTCCGTTATAGGCTCAATTATCAGTTTTTACGGCTACACCTTAAATAAAATAGACGACCGATATATTAGACGCAGCGGCCTACTGACTAAACACGAAGTCAGTATGCGTTTGAGCCGTTTACAAATGATTGTACAAAAGCAAGACTGGTTAGATGTCCTGTTGAAACGAATTAATTTAACCTTTGAACAAAATAACTCTATTCAAACAAATAATGTAAATTCAGCCACAAACAACAAAATTATAGTGCCCTCTATTAAACCCAATGAGTGCCAAGAGTTAATTGATGATGTTTATCCTGCAAACAATCTAGCCGCACTTATAAAACAGCAAAAATTTTGTCCAATTAGTCGACGTTTTATATTTAGAAATATAGCTTTTATTTGTTTGCCCATTTGGCTATTAGTCTGTGTATTTGTTTTAGTTAATAATAATTGGCCACTGGCTGCCATTATTACAATCGTCTTTCTGATGGTGTGTGGTTTAGTTTTTTTACGTTGGAAACGCTGGGGCATAGCGACAGATGAAAACTATGTTTATATTCGTAAAGGTTTATTAGGTGTCGATTATTTCTGTTTCCCATTATTTAAAATCCAACAAACACAATTTATGCAAAGTCTATTGATGAAAAAAAGAAAATTAGCTTCAATCAAGTTTGTTTTGGCTTCTGGTGCATTAAAAATTCCTTTAATAGAAGAATCATTCGCCTATAGATTAATAAATGAGTGTCTATTTAAGGTTGAATCAAGTAAAAAGTCTTGGATGTGAAATAAGTTTTTATAAAAAATAAAGCGTATAAATCGATTAAATCGCCATTTTTTGCTTAAATGACCAGCAAGATGTTTAGATACTGAGCAAACAGTTTTTTTAATTAAAAAAACTGTTGACGACTAAATACTAGATCAGCATAATACGCGCCACTTCGGTAACGGAGTAAAACAAATGGCTACATAGCTCAGCTGGTTAGAGCACATCACTC
The sequence above is a segment of the Paraglaciecola sp. L3A3 genome. Coding sequences within it:
- a CDS encoding PH domain-containing protein, producing MDNKTPANELINNSTNKDTVAEEQISLHKWQRLSPIAILYFAASSVKQIFSNALYLIPVLAINYKSILQNPLIWLPAVAVVLGILLLFAILNYKVYRFRLSASNIEIRSGVINKKHLNLPFERVQNVKLEQPVYFRLTGHVCLQLDTAGSAKNEAKLIALDIAFAEQLKTHILDYAQNVDPTVNLSDKVEGKANSQSTAEICINSRSLSDLIIHGITSNRIWIFLGALAPFYDKIIRSVSESLENIGIDLSTLFNLQTHSIIEVTLYALSITILIMLLLVSLSVIGSIISFYGYTLNKIDDRYIRRSGLLTKHEVSMRLSRLQMIVQKQDWLDVLLKRINLTFEQNNSIQTNNVNSATNNKIIVPSIKPNECQELIDDVYPANNLAALIKQQKFCPISRRFIFRNIAFICLPIWLLVCVFVLVNNNWPLAAIITIVFLMVCGLVFLRWKRWGIATDENYVYIRKGLLGVDYFCFPLFKIQQTQFMQSLLMKKRKLASIKFVLASGALKIPLIEESFAYRLINECLFKVESSKKSWM
- a CDS encoding PH domain-containing protein produces the protein MIKEDFSNQTINCDLIPQIEVLEQTCLSDKYVRINLAIHAVVICTILIIGCCLYIQPYIDLPEGLLTALPYITLGVLVLGVLLGYYNYQADLHKRYALRELDLHYSSGLFFRKTVSQPITRIQHIELKRGPIERKTDLASLQVFSAGGAMHTFEIPGLPLTTAQQLRQFILEHKDVAKNG
- the dapB gene encoding 4-hydroxy-tetrahydrodipicolinate reductase, with translation MSNIAIFGANGRMGRVLIEAIEQSPENKLTAASVRVSSSLLGADVGELAGIGKIGLTVCSDFSEHLTNIDVLIDFTLPAALKDNLALCIRHNKPIVIGTTGLTAEQKEWLNEAAKLIPVVFAANYSVGVNLMLNLVRQAAAVMADTADIEILEAHHRFKKDAPSGTAVAIGEAIATEIGRDLSTCAVYGREGDTGERDHNTIGFATVRAGDVVGEHTALFADIGERLEITHKASSRLTFAKGAVKAANWLIGKPAGLYDMEDVLGFK
- the carA gene encoding glutamine-hydrolyzing carbamoyl-phosphate synthase small subunit; this translates as MANTALLVLEDGSIFRGTAIGASGKSVGEVVFNTSMTGYQEILTDPSYAQQIVTLTYPHIGNTGVNQEDCESNKIWAKGLVIRDLPLIVSNFRSEKNLSEYLQENNILAIANIDTRRLTRILRDKGAQNGCIITCNTADEIVQNEAEALKAAKEFAGLKGMDLAKDVTCDAAYDWTGGSWELGTGYRSSADNSPENMPFHVVAYDFGAKHNILRMLVDRGCRLTVVPAKTSAAEVLALKPDGVFLSNGPGDPEPCDYAIAAIKQILETDIPIFGICLGHQLLALASGANTIKMKFGHHGANHPVKDIKGNRVMITSQNHGFAVDESSLPANLEVTHISLFDKSLQGIHRTDKPAFSFQGHPEASPGPHDAAPLFDHFIDLMKAAN